Part of the Buchnera aphidicola (Mindarus keteleerifoliae) genome, GATATCTTTTTTGTCTTTAAATACCATTGATTAGTTAAAATAGGTTCTATGATTGAATTACTTCTTTCACTTATAGGAACACTATGTTCATATTCTTTTACACATTTCAAAAAATTATTTTTCTTAATTTCTTGAATTATTTTTTTTCTAACTAAAGATTTTTCCAAATTTCTAAATTTTTTAGGTATATAATTACTATATGTATTGGACAATTTTCCTTTTATATCTTGTATTTCCAATAAATTAAGAACTTTACCTTCGAGTGTAAAAATATTAATTAAAGGTAAATTATGAGAAATAGCAATATCATAATCTTGAAAATCATGAGCTGGTGTAATTTTTACACATCCTGTTCCCTTTTTAATATCTATTCTTTTATCCGAAATTATAGGAATAGTTCTATTAATTAAAGGGACTGAAACTTTTTCACCAATATACTCTTTATAACGTTCATCCTCAGGATGAACAGCTATTGCTGTATCTCCTAATAATGTTTCAGGTCTTGTAGTAGCTACAACTAAATATTTTTTTTTTAATGAACATTTTCTTTCAGGAACGAAAAAATATTTTATATACCACATTTTCCCTATTTGAACCCTGTTATTAACCTCTAGATCTGAAACAACAGTTTTTAAATTAAAATCCCAATTAGATAAACATTTTTTTTTATAAATTAATTTTTTTTCATAAAGATAAATAAATACTTTTTTTACAGCAATCTTCATGTCTTGGTCTAAACTAAATCTTTCACTAGACCAATCTACTGAACAACCTAAACGTCGTATTTGATATGAAATTCGTTCATGTGATTTTTTTTTCCATTTCCAAATTTCATTAACAAACTTTTTTCTCCCTAATTCTCTACGAGTTTTTTTAAATTTTTTTATGCATATATTTCGTTCTACTATCGCTTGCGTTGCAATACCAGCATGATCAGTACCTACTTTCCATAAAGTATTTTTTCCTTTCATTCTATTGTATCGAACCAAAATATCCATGATAGTTTGTTGAAAAGCATGTCCCATATGCAAACTTCCCGTTATATTAGGAGGAGGCATAATAATGCAAAAATTTTTCTTATTTTTGTTGTTAGTTGGTTTAAAAAAATTACTTTTTTCCCAAAAAGAATATATTTCCTTTTCAATATCTTTAGGATTATATTGCTTGTTCATATAGATAAACCTTTAAATTTTATTCAAATTTCTGAAATATTCAAAATAATATTTTTAAAAATAAATATTAGTAATTGATTAATTCGTTGAGATTAATAATTATATCCAGATTTATTTAACAAAAATTGACATAATAAAGAAACTGGACGACCAGTTGAGCCTTTTTTACTATTCCATGCAGTTCCAGCAATATCTAAATGCGCCCACTTATATTTTTCAGTAAAAAAAGATAAAAACATACCAGCACTTATAGCCCCTGCTTGAAAACCCCCTGAACTAGAAAAATCTGCTATACTAGAATGTAATAATTTTTTATATTCTGCATATAAGGGAAGTTGCCATATTTTATCTTCTGTTAATTTTCCTGCATAAATTAAATCATTAGCCAAATTTTCATTATTAGACATTATTCCACTTGCAACATTCCCTAAAGCAACAACACAAGCACCTGTTAAAGTTGCAATATCTATGACAATATCAGGATTAAATTTTTCAACATAACTTAAAATATCACATAGAATTAATCTTCCTTCTGCATCTGTATTTAATATTTCAACAGTTTTTCCAGAAAATGTCTTAAGAATATCTCCTGGTCTGAAAGAGTTTCCTCCTGGCATGTTTTCACAACCAGCCATTATTCCAATTATGTTTAAAGGTAAATTTAGTTTAGCTATTGCTAAAATTGTTCCATACACTACTGCTGCTCCTGACATGTCGTACTTCATTTCATGCATATTTTTTGAAGGTTTAATTGAAATTCCTCCAGAATCAAAGGTTACTCCTTTACCTATTAAAACTATTAATTTTTCTTTTAATTTAATTTTTTTTCTATAACTTATTACTGACATATAAGAAAGATTTTTAGAACCTTTACCTACTGAAAAATAAGCATTCATTCCAAGTTTTTTAATTTGATTACCATCAAATATAGTAGTACTAATTGTAGATTTATATGTTTCTGCTAATAGTTTGGCTTTTTCTGTTAAATATAAAGGTGTACAAATATTAGGAGGTGTATTAGATAAATCTTTAGCAACATTTTTACCTTTTAAAATTGATAAAGAATGTTTTAATGCAATTTCCGCCTTTTTAACATAACGTTTATTAAAAATATAGAAAATAATTTTTTTAATTTTAAAAATATTCATTTGAATATTTTTAAATTTATTAAAATTGTAGATCCTATCTCCTATAATATCTACAGCTATTCTAATTTTCCAATACAAATTCATTTTCTTTACTAATAATTCTGTTAAAAACCAAGAAGAATTCTGTATCTTATTTAATTTTAAAAAATTAATTACATTTGAAATTATTTTAATAAATTCTTGTTTGCTTAATTCTATTTTTTTTCCACACCCAACTAATAAAATAGAATCAAAACCAATATTTGGAACATTATTTAGCAATGTTAATCTTCCTAACTTACATATAGATTTATTTTTTAAAAAAAAATTATTAATGTAATTACTAGTATATTTATCAACGAAACAAAATAATTCGGAAAATTTTTTTGTTTCTGAAATTCCAAAAATTTTACATGGAGAAGAAAAACATTTGTAACTTATATTATTTATTCTTAGTTTCATAAATTTCTTAGTTTTGAATATTTCGATTTTATTTAGTTAAATTATTTTTTATATCATTACAATAATTAATTTATTAGAATCATAAACATATTAAAAATAACAGTGGACGTAATTAAAATAAACTAATAACATTATAATATCAATTTAATCGTTTGAAAATTTATTCATAAAAATTTTTAATAATTAATAAATAATACTAATATTTATTTACTTTATCTATAGGAAAAAGATGTCTAATTTATATCAAAGAAACTGTACTAGATTATTGGATTTTTCCGATATTGAAATACAAAAAATAATTAACTTAGCTTCTGTATTAAAAAAGTTAAAAATAGAAAAAAAAGAAATTCCATATCTAAAAAATAAGAAAATTGCCTTGATTTTTGAAAAAGAATCTACAAGAACAAGATGTTCTTTTGAAGTAGCTGCATTTGATCAACAAGCAAATGTCACATATTTAGGACCAGGTTCAACACATTTAGGAAACAAAGAATCATTACAAGATTCTGCAGAATTTCTATCTTCTATATATGATGGCATTCAATATAGAGGACATGAACATAATAATGTCATTACTTTGTCAAAACATTCAAAGGTTCCAATTTGGAATGGATTAACCAACAAATTCCATCCAACTCAATTGTTAGCCGATCTATTAACTATGCAAGAAATAACAAACAACAAATCTTTAAAGAGAAAAAAACTTGTTTATATTGGCGATGCTAGTAATAATATTGCTAATACAATATTAGAAGCATCAGCAATAATGGGTTTAAACTTAACTATTATTGCTCCTAAAAAATATTGGCCAGAAAAAAAACTTTTTCTTGATTGTCAATCAATTGCAAAAAATAAAGATATCAAAATAGAATGTACAGATTCGATATCTGAAGGAATTAAAAATTCAGATTTTATTTACACTGATGTATGGATATCAATGGGAGAATCCAAAAAGACTTGGGAAGAAAAGATTGAAACTTTACTTCCTTATCAAGTTAATGAAAAATTGATTAAATTATGCAATAAAAAAAATGTGGAAGTTTTACATTGTTTACCTGCTTTTCATGATAATAAAACTATTATGGGAAATATTTTACTAAAAAAAATGGGACTGAAATATGGATTAGAAATTACTAAAAAAGTTTTTAATACATACAGAAAAACTATTTTTAAACAAGCTGAAAATAGAATTCATACTATTAAAGCTTTAATGATTACTACATTATTAAAAGAAAAATCATACAAAAACTAAAAAATTTGTATATATATTGATTTTAGAAATACGAGGAAAAAATGAAATTTAATCAAATAATTTCAGAAAATGCGCCAGAAGCACTAGGTCCCTATTCACAAGGTGTGTTATTTAACAATACTTTGTTTACATCTGGACAAATTCCTATTGATAGGAAATCAAATGAAATACCCAATTGTATATTTAAACAAACAACTGTTTGCCTACAAAATATTCAATTTATTTTAAATGAGTCTAAGTTTCACATAAATGAAATTATTAAAATAACTATTTTCACAACTAAATTAGAAAAACTAAATGTAATTAACGAAGCATATAAAAAATTTTTTGATTGTCATCAAAGTGTTTTACCAGCAAGAACATGCATAGGCGTATCCAAATTGCCTAAAAACGTAAATATTGAAATTGAGGCTATAGCTTTTAAAACAAAAAAAGAATAGAAAGAGGAAAGAATAATCCTCTTTCTTTTTCAAAAAAACATTTGAATGATGTCACTTATACAATAAATTTGAATGAAAAATAAATTATGTTAATGAACTATTCATTATTATATGAAACTAAATTAAACGGTTTTTTCTTTAGAAAAAAAAACTGAACCAACAGATTTTTTAAAACTTTTAAACTTTTTTTTTCGTTCTTTCAAAAATTTTAATTTCTTATTTTTTTCATAATTAAAAAATGTTTTTCCTATCGTTCTTTTTATATATAAATTATTTTTTTTAAATAAACGAATATTTATTAATTTATTTAATATTTTAGTATTAGAAAATCTATTTAATATTTCTTTAGATAGCTCTTTAGGTAATTCAATAATAGAATATTTTTCATATAACCTAATATTACCTATTTTTTTGTTACTAATATCTCCTTCATTTGCAATTGCTCCTACTATATGTCGAACTTCTACTCCATCTTCTCTACCAACATCAATGCGATATAAATCAGCGTTATTTATTTCTCTTCTTTCTCTATTAAACCTTCTTTTTTTAATATCTTCATATTTATTCTTTTTTCTAAAAGTTGAACGAATAAAGGTCTTTTTATAAACATCAGGTTCAACAATCAAAGGTCTTTCTCCTTGAGCCATTTTTAATAAAGCAGCCGCCAATGTTTCAAGATCAAAATTTTCTTCAGAAAATAATTTTGGCAATAAAGATCTATACTCTTTTAAATCTTTACTTTGTATTTGTTTTTCAATTTTTTTAGAAAATTTTTCAAGACGACGTTTGCTTAATAACTCTTGATTTGGAAGATTAACCTCTGGTATCCTTGATTTTACAACTCTTTCTATATTTCGAAGTAATCTACGTTCTCTATTTTCTACAAATAATAAAGCTCTTCCTGTCCTACCTGCTCTTCCTGTACGACCTATTCGATGAACATAAGACTCAGCATCCATAGGAATATCATAATTTATTACCAAACTAATTCGATCAACATCTAATCCTCGAGCTGCTACATCAGTTGCTATTAAGATGTCTAATCGGCCATTTTTTAATCTTTCTAAAGTTTGTTCCCTAACTGATTGATTCATATCTCCATTTAATGCTGCACTATTATAACCACTTCTTTCTAAAGCTTCTGAAACCTCTAAAGTAGCGTTTTTTGTACGAACAAAAATAATTGTTGCTGAAAAATCTTCTACCTCCAAAAAACGAATCAAAGCATCTGTTTTTTTTCCATAAACTATCCAATGACTCTGTGAAATATCAGGACGTGTCGTTATATTAGATTTTATTCGAATTTCTTTAGGATTATTCATAAACCTTTTTGAAATTCTTCTAATAATTTCAGGCATAGTAGCAGAAAATAAAGCTGTTTGATGATTTTTAGGAATTTCTGCCATAATATTTTCTACATCTTCTATAAAACCCATTCTTAACATCTCATCTGCTTCATCTAAAACTAATGCTTGTAAATGAGATAAGTTTAGTGTTCCTCTTTTTAAATGATCTAAGAGTCGACCTGGAGTTCCAACAACAATTTGAGGACCTTTTTTTAAAGCTCTTAATTGCAATTCGTATCTTTGTCCTCCGTATAGCGGTAAAACTTGAATTTCTCTAATATATTGAGCAAAATTAGAAAATGCTTCTGCAACTTGCACAGCTAACTCTCTTGTAGGAGCTAAAACTAAAATTTGAGGAAATCTCAATTTTTTATTTATATTATGCAATAAAGGTAAAGCAAAAGCTGCTGTTTTTCCACTTCCAGTTTGAGCCATGCCTAAAACATCTCGACCTGATAAAAGTAAAGGTATACATGTTAATTGTATTGGAGAAGGTTTTACGTATTCCATTTTATGTAAAGCTTGAATAATAAAAGGATTTAAACCAAAAGTAGAAAAATTTGTTTCTGTATGAGTCATGCAGTAGATTTGCCTCTTAAGTTGCAGGAGCCAGTCTACATAACTCATCATAAAAATAGTTAATTTTATTTATTCTCATTGAAAAGTATGAACTGGCTTAAATTATATGATTAATTAAAACAATAATAGAATAAATTTATTAAATCTTAAAATTTAATAAAAAAATTTATATACTATTTTACTTATATATATCGAAAAAAATAGAATTTTTATTCTAATTTTTTAAACAAAAAATATTTTTTTAAAAAATGTTTTTAAAATATTTTTTCTAAAAATTTCTTTCCTTTTTTAAAATAAAATAATTGTTAGTGTACCTTAATATAAAGCAAACAACAAAAATATAAATTAAATTTATAAACATTTATTATATAATAAATGTTTATTTAAAAAAATAAATTTTATTTTCAAATTAAATATTTAAATTGAATATTTCTTTTTTTGATAAAACTTTTTTTACTTCTTTAATACTTAATCGAATCCGACCTTGACGATCTACTTCTAGTACTTTTACCGGCATGGTTTGATCAATTTGAAGATGATCAGCAACTTTTTCAACACGTTTATCCGAAATTTGAGAAATATGCACTAATCCTTCTTTTCCAATACCAATAGAAACAAATGCTCCAAAATCAACAATTCTTGTTACTTTTCCTACATAAATTCTTCCTACTTTAATTTCTGCAGTTATTGCTTCAATACGACGAATTGCATTTTTAGCTTTTTCTTGAAGATTAGCAGAAATTTTAATCGTTCCATTATCTTCAATTTCAATAGTAGTTCCTGTTTCTTCAGTAAGCATTCGAATAACAGAACCTCCTTTTCCTATAACATCTTTAATTTTTTCTGGGTTTATTTTAATAGTATGAATTCTTGGAGCAAGTCTAGAAATTTCATTTCTTGCTGAAGATAAGGCTTCATTCATAACTTTAAGTATATGCAATCTGGCACTTTTAGCTTGATAAAGAGCAATTTTCATAATTTCACTAGTTATACCTTCTACTTTCATATCCATTTGTAAAGCAGTAATACCTTCTGAAGTTCCTGCTACTTTAAAATCCATATCTCCTAAATAATCTTCATCACCTAATATATCTGATAAAACTACGTATTTTTTCGAACCTTTAACCAAACCCATAGATATACCAGCAACTGCTGATTTTATCGGAACTCCTGCATCCATTAAAGCTAAAGAAGCAGCGCATACAGAAGCCATAGAAGATGACCCGTTAGATTCAGTAATTTCAGAAACAACTCTAACAGTATAAGGAAATTCTTCTATTTTAGGCATAACTGCTAATAAACTTCTTTTAGCTAATCTTCCATGACCAATTTCTCTTCTTTTCGGAGAACCAACCATTCCTATTTCTCCTACCGAATATGGTGGAAAATTATAATGAAATAAAAAATTTTCTGTTCTATCTCCTAAAAGCTCATCTAAATTTTGGGCATCTCTAGCAGTGCCTAAAGTAGTAGAAGCTAATGACTGAGTCTCTCCTCGAGTAAATAATGCTGATCCATGTGTTCTAGGTAATATTCCAGTTCGTATATCCAAAGCTCGAATCATATCCTGATCGCGACCATCTATACGTGGCTTTCCATTTAAAATTCTGTCCCTAACAATTTTTTTTTCAATAGATTGAAAAATACTTTCAACTTCATAATCATCTAAATTTGAATATTCATTAATCAGCTCTTCTACAATTTCAGCCTTAATAAAATTTAATTGTTCATACCTTTTTTGTTTATCTTTAATAAGGTAAGCATTTCGAATTTTAGATTCTGATAAAATTGAAATTTTAGAAGACAAAATTCTATTTATAGGAGGAATATAGAATTCAAAAGGTAATTTATTTACATCATTTTGTAATTTTAAAATATTTTTAATAACTATTTGTTGTTTTTCGTATCCTATAGATATAGCTTTTAACATTTTTTCTTCACTTAAAATTTTTGCTTCTGCTTCAACCATAAGTACAGCATTTTTAGTTGCTGAAACAATTAAATCTAATTTACTGTTTTTCATATCTTCCATATCAGGATTTAAAATATATTTTCCATCTATATATCCCATTCGAGCTGCACTCAAAGGTCCTTGAAATGGAATTCCTGACAAACTTAATGCTGCTGATGTTCCTATTATTGAAATAATATCCGGATTAATTTTTGGATTTACTGATACAACAGTGGCAATAACTTGTACTTCATGTAAAAATCCACTAACAAAAAGCGGTCTAACAGGTCGGTCTATTAATCTTGCTATTAGAATTTCATTTTCAGTTGGTCTTCCTTCCCTACGAAAAAAACCTCCAGGAATTTTTCCTGCTGCATATGTTCGTTCTTGATAATTAACTGTAAGAGGAAAAAATTTCTGACCAGTTTGAACTTTTTTTTGTACAACAACAGTTACAAAAACTGCTGTATCGTCCATACTTGCCATAACAGCTGCTGTAGCTTGACGAGCCATTACTCCTGTCTCTAAAGTTATAGTATGCTTTCCATACTGAAATTTACGTATAATAGGGTTTAACAAAATATTTTCCTTAAAAAATAATTAAATTATAATATATATAATTTTATCAGTTATAAAAAATTAAAAATAGCTATACATGACCATCACTAATTTTATATGATATATTATATCATCGAGTATAAACTATCTTGAATATATAAGATTCAATTATTTAAAAGAAAAAATTTTAAGTGCACATTTTAAAAAAGAGCTTTCAAAAGCTCTTTTGCATGTTCCATCAAAATAAAAAATCCATCTTTATAATTTAAGTATGCTATTTTCGTAAATTTAATCTCTCTATTAAATTAGAATATTTTAAAATACTTTTATGTTTTAAATAATCTAATAATTTTCTTCTTTTAGAAACCATTTTTAATAAACCTCTTCGACTACAATGATCTTTAACATGTACAGAAAAATGATTTTGAAGATAATTAATTTTATGAGTTAATAATGCTATTTGAACTTCTGAACTTCCGCAATTTCTATTAGTATTTCCATATTCTAAAACTAATTTTTCCTTATTAACTTTTTTTATAGACATACTTAGAATCCTTTTAATTTAATTAAAATTATTTGTTTAATAAATTCATTATAATTAATTTGAATTAAATATTC contains:
- a CDS encoding leucyl aminopeptidase encodes the protein MNNISYKCFSSPCKIFGISETKKFSELFCFVDKYTSNYINNFFLKNKSICKLGRLTLLNNVPNIGFDSILLVGCGKKIELSKQEFIKIISNVINFLKLNKIQNSSWFLTELLVKKMNLYWKIRIAVDIIGDRIYNFNKFKNIQMNIFKIKKIIFYIFNKRYVKKAEIALKHSLSILKGKNVAKDLSNTPPNICTPLYLTEKAKLLAETYKSTISTTIFDGNQIKKLGMNAYFSVGKGSKNLSYMSVISYRKKIKLKEKLIVLIGKGVTFDSGGISIKPSKNMHEMKYDMSGAAVVYGTILAIAKLNLPLNIIGIMAGCENMPGGNSFRPGDILKTFSGKTVEILNTDAEGRLILCDILSYVEKFNPDIVIDIATLTGACVVALGNVASGIMSNNENLANDLIYAGKLTEDKIWQLPLYAEYKKLLHSSIADFSSSGGFQAGAISAGMFLSFFTEKYKWAHLDIAGTAWNSKKGSTGRPVSLLCQFLLNKSGYNY
- the argF gene encoding ornithine carbamoyltransferase; the encoded protein is MSNLYQRNCTRLLDFSDIEIQKIINLASVLKKLKIEKKEIPYLKNKKIALIFEKESTRTRCSFEVAAFDQQANVTYLGPGSTHLGNKESLQDSAEFLSSIYDGIQYRGHEHNNVITLSKHSKVPIWNGLTNKFHPTQLLADLLTMQEITNNKSLKRKKLVYIGDASNNIANTILEASAIMGLNLTIIAPKKYWPEKKLFLDCQSIAKNKDIKIECTDSISEGIKNSDFIYTDVWISMGESKKTWEEKIETLLPYQVNEKLIKLCNKKNVEVLHCLPAFHDNKTIMGNILLKKMGLKYGLEITKKVFNTYRKTIFKQAENRIHTIKALMITTLLKEKSYKN
- a CDS encoding Rid family detoxifying hydrolase; translation: MKFNQIISENAPEALGPYSQGVLFNNTLFTSGQIPIDRKSNEIPNCIFKQTTVCLQNIQFILNESKFHINEIIKITIFTTKLEKLNVINEAYKKFFDCHQSVLPARTCIGVSKLPKNVNIEIEAIAFKTKKE
- a CDS encoding DEAD/DEAH box helicase, with protein sequence MTHTETNFSTFGLNPFIIQALHKMEYVKPSPIQLTCIPLLLSGRDVLGMAQTGSGKTAAFALPLLHNINKKLRFPQILVLAPTRELAVQVAEAFSNFAQYIREIQVLPLYGGQRYELQLRALKKGPQIVVGTPGRLLDHLKRGTLNLSHLQALVLDEADEMLRMGFIEDVENIMAEIPKNHQTALFSATMPEIIRRISKRFMNNPKEIRIKSNITTRPDISQSHWIVYGKKTDALIRFLEVEDFSATIIFVRTKNATLEVSEALERSGYNSAALNGDMNQSVREQTLERLKNGRLDILIATDVAARGLDVDRISLVINYDIPMDAESYVHRIGRTGRAGRTGRALLFVENRERRLLRNIERVVKSRIPEVNLPNQELLSKRRLEKFSKKIEKQIQSKDLKEYRSLLPKLFSEENFDLETLAAALLKMAQGERPLIVEPDVYKKTFIRSTFRKKNKYEDIKKRRFNRERREINNADLYRIDVGREDGVEVRHIVGAIANEGDISNKKIGNIRLYEKYSIIELPKELSKEILNRFSNTKILNKLINIRLFKKNNLYIKRTIGKTFFNYEKNKKLKFLKERKKKFKSFKKSVGSVFFSKEKTV
- the pnp gene encoding polyribonucleotide nucleotidyltransferase yields the protein MLNPIIRKFQYGKHTITLETGVMARQATAAVMASMDDTAVFVTVVVQKKVQTGQKFFPLTVNYQERTYAAGKIPGGFFRREGRPTENEILIARLIDRPVRPLFVSGFLHEVQVIATVVSVNPKINPDIISIIGTSAALSLSGIPFQGPLSAARMGYIDGKYILNPDMEDMKNSKLDLIVSATKNAVLMVEAEAKILSEEKMLKAISIGYEKQQIVIKNILKLQNDVNKLPFEFYIPPINRILSSKISILSESKIRNAYLIKDKQKRYEQLNFIKAEIVEELINEYSNLDDYEVESIFQSIEKKIVRDRILNGKPRIDGRDQDMIRALDIRTGILPRTHGSALFTRGETQSLASTTLGTARDAQNLDELLGDRTENFLFHYNFPPYSVGEIGMVGSPKRREIGHGRLAKRSLLAVMPKIEEFPYTVRVVSEITESNGSSSMASVCAASLALMDAGVPIKSAVAGISMGLVKGSKKYVVLSDILGDEDYLGDMDFKVAGTSEGITALQMDMKVEGITSEIMKIALYQAKSARLHILKVMNEALSSARNEISRLAPRIHTIKINPEKIKDVIGKGGSVIRMLTEETGTTIEIEDNGTIKISANLQEKAKNAIRRIEAITAEIKVGRIYVGKVTRIVDFGAFVSIGIGKEGLVHISQISDKRVEKVADHLQIDQTMPVKVLEVDRQGRIRLSIKEVKKVLSKKEIFNLNI
- the rpsO gene encoding 30S ribosomal protein S15, which translates into the protein MSIKKVNKEKLVLEYGNTNRNCGSSEVQIALLTHKINYLQNHFSVHVKDHCSRRGLLKMVSKRRKLLDYLKHKSILKYSNLIERLNLRK